A segment of the Candidatus Microthrix subdominans genome:
ACGATCCGGGCCCGTGGGCCGTGTACGGCCCCGCCGATCAATCGGGCACCGCACCGGTGGTGGCGATCTACGTTGATCACAAGGGTTCGACGCTCAAGCCCGAGGTGGTTCTGGTCGTCGAGTGACCGGGTTGGGCCTAGCGTGAGTCGACCTGGTTCGACACACGGTCCGACTCGGGTCGTTGGTCTCATTCATAGGTCGCTCCCCCCAGATGGATCTTTTTCCATCAGGGGCGCTCGTCCTGACAATTGGCGAAGATTCCACCCCGAGGAACCGGCCGGTGACGAGTGTCACGAACCGTGCGGTCAGGGCTGACGTGCCACCCTCAGGTGAGAGCTGATGCCCCCGGTGAGCGGGCGTCGCTGGCTTCCGGCTCGAAGTCGAGCCGGCGGGCGGCCAGGTCTTCGGCGGGAGGCTCGGCCAGTTCGACGACCACGTCGGCCAGGGTAACGCCGTGGATGCCGGCGATGATCGGGTTGGCGGTCAGCGCTGCGATCTCGGGGGCGGCTTCCATCAGGGCGCACATGCGCGCAAGGAGGTCCACCAGCTCCTCGGTTCCGGTGATGCGTCCCAGCTGGCGTCCGACGTCGGTGCCTCCGACCAGCATCGCCAGGTCGGTGCGCGACGCGGGCAGAACGCCCAGCGACGCGTCGTCCTCGTTGGCGAACACACCTCCGACGCCGATGGTCACCGTCGTCACGCCCTGGCGTCGACGGAACGTGACCCCGACGTCGACGCCGCGATCGATCATCCGCTGGACGACCAGCGGCATGGCCCCGTCGCCGAAGCGCTCGACCAGGCGGGTGGCGGCATCGTCGACCGACTTGGCGTCGTAGAGGTCGAGCGACACTCCGCCGGCCTCTGACCGCAACACCCGGTCACGAGTGGCGCCCTTGACCGTCACCGGGTAGCCCAGCTCTTCGGCGGCGGCCGAGGCATCCTCGGCGCTTTCCACCACCACGCGGGGCGCGATCGGCACACCGGCAGCGGCGAGCAGCGGTTCCTCGGTGCCCAGCGGCAGGGCGCCCTCCCCGTGCTGGTCGAGCATCGTCCGGGCCAGCTCGTCCGGCCCGACCCCGTCGGTCACCGGGTCGAGCATGGCGTCCTGATCGTCGAGGCTCTGTCTGGTGTGGGTCCAAGCCCAGTACCCGGCCAGGCGGCCCAGCGCCCGGGCTGCAGGTTCGGGAAACTCATACACCGGCACGACGGTCGAGCCACGCCGTAACTCGTCGACATCGGCGGCGTCGAAGTTGCACACGGTGATCACCCGCTCGGGGTGGGCAACGGCTGCGTCGAGGATCACGTCGTTGACCGCCGGGTTCGGGCGCAGCTCGGGCGGAGCATGCACGATCAGTACCGAGGCGGAACGCTCGTCGGCGAGCACCTCCTCGAGGGCAACCCGATAGTCCTCGGCATCCGCCCGCCAGGACAGGCGGGGGCCGGGCAGCACGGTGAGGCCGGCGGACGCACACTCGCCGACGGCGAGGTCGACCGCCCCGCCGGAGTTGCCGACCACGGTCACGCCGATGCCCTGGGGGACTCCCTGGGCGGAGAGCAGGCGGCCGACGTCGAGCAGTTGGTGCAGCGTGCCGACGCGGACGATGCCGGTTTGGCGGAAGACGGCCTTGGCGATGCGCTGGCGCAGGCGGGCCTCCGGGTCGGGCGCTTGGCCCAGGCCGGTGCTCGGCGATGCGCTGAGCGACGATCCGGCGGCGACGGCGATCACCGGCTTGGCGGCGGTGAGCGCCCTCGCCGAGCGTACGAAGCGTTCGATTCGCCCGAAGCTTTCCAGGTACAACAGCACGCCCTTGGTGCGAGGTTCGTCGTACCAGTAGCGCAGCAGGTCCGACGCTCCGATGTCCGCCCGGTTGCCTGCGGCGACGAACGAGCTGAGGCCGAGCCCCACCCGGCGGGTGCGGTCGATGATCGCTGCGGCGAGCGTCCCCGATTGGGCGAGGATGCCGATATCGCCCTCCATGGGCGCGGTCGGTGCGAACGTGGCGTGGAGGCGAACCTCTGGGTCGGTGTTGACCAGGCCCAGGCAGTTGGGGCCGAGCACGCGGACGCCGCCGCGTCGGGCGGTGGCGACGACCTCGGCCTCGACCGCAGCGCCCTCGGGGCCGGCCTCGGAGAAGCCGGCGGTGAGGATGACCACGGCCCGTACGTGTTTGCGAACGCACAGCTCGATCGACTCGACCACCCGCTCCGCCGGGGTGGCGATCACCGCCAGGTCGACGTCGGCCGGGATGTCGAGCAGGCTGGGAAAGGCGGGCAGGCCGCAGACGACATGGGCCCGCTCGTTGACCGCCCAGACCGTGCCGGCGAAGCGCTGGGCGAGCAGGTTGTACACCACCTCGTGGCCGAGCGTGCCCGGGGTGGAACCGGCGCCGACCACCGCGACGCTGGAGGGGGTGAACAGGCGACGCACCGAGGCTGCCGAAGCGGTCGCCTCGCGACGTTCGCGAGCCGCCTCGGCCTCCGGGGTGGGGTGGAGTTCGAAGGACACCTCGATGACGCCATCGGCGAACTGTCGGCTGACCTCAAAGCCGGCCGATGAGAACACGATGAGCATCTTGGTGTTGTCGGGGAGGACCGACGCGGTGAAGCGTGCCAGGCCCCGCTCGCGCGCCGCGGCAACCAGGTATTCGAGGAACACGCTGGCCAGGCCCCGCTGAGCGTGGGCGTCGTCGATGAAGAACGCCACCTCGGCCACCGGCTGTTCGCCCCACCGCTCGTAGCGTCCGACGCCGATCAACTCGTCGCCCAGTAACGCCACGAAGGCGACCCGGTCGACGTAGTCGAGCTGTGTGAGGTGGATCAGGTCCTTCTCCGACAGCCTTGGTCGGGCGGAGAAGTACCGGTAGTAGATGCTCTCGGCGGACTGGCGCTGGTGGAAGGCGGTCAGACGCTCGGCATCGCTGGGTACGATCGGGCGCACATGCACCGTGCCGCCGTCGCGCAGGACGACGTCGGCCTCCCATCCGGGCGGATAGGGCCTGGTCGGCTGGTCGGTCTCGTCGGGCTCGGGCACCCTCCGATCGTAGGGCGGACCGACCCCCTCGGGTGTCGTTTCATGTCGCAGTCGTCGTCGAGCGTCCGCACGCCGTACGGTAAAGGGGTGCTGATCTTCGGCGATGGCGCCCCCGGTCCGAGCGACCCCACGGCTGTGCGCCCGTTCGCGGAGCCCTCGATGGGATCCGCCGCGAAATGGTTGCGGGACGGGGCCGCGGTGACGATCGGCGCCTACGACGGCGTCCACCTGGGGCACCGGGCGGTCATCGCCAAGCTGACCTCGACGGCGCAACGACGCGGCCTGGCGTCGGTCGTCGTCACCTTCGAGCCTCACCCGGCCGCCGTGCTGCGGCCCGAGTCGGCGCCGAGACGCCTGTGCGACCTCGAAACCAAGCTCGAACTGCTGGCCGACACCGGGGTCGATGCGGTCTACGTGATCGGTTTCGACGCCGAGCGGGCCCAGGAGGCACCCGAGCATTTCATCAAGCGCTTGCTCGTCGATGAACTGTCGACCCGGCTGGTGATCGTCGGCAGCGACTTCCGGTTCGGGCACCGGCGCGGCGGCGATGTCACCATGCTCGAGGAGGCCGGCAGCGAACTGGGCTTCGACGTCGAGGGGCTGGCGCTTGTCGGCATGGACGGCCGCCCGGTGCGGGTCGAGGAGCAGGTCAGCTCGACCGCGATCCGGCGGGCATTGACCGAGGGCCGCCTCGAGGCGGCCAACGCCATGCTGGGCCGCCCCCACGAGCTGCGGGGGGTCGTGGTCGAGGGCGACCGCCGGGGTCGGACCTGGGGGTTTCCCACCGCCAACGTGGCGGTCCCATCGGACATGTTGTTGCCTGAGCCAGGGATCTGCGCAGGGCGGGTGGTGCGAAGCGACGGCTCGTTGCTCGATGCCGCGATCTACCTGGGTAACCGCCCCACCGTCTACGGCGACGGTGGGGAGGTCGTGTTGGAGGCACACGCGCTCGACTGGGAGGGCGACCTGTACGGCGAAGCGGTGGCAGTGCGCTTCACCGACCGAATTCGTGGCGACGCGGCTTTCGACACGTTCGACGAGCTGGTGGAACAGATCCGGCGGGACTGCGACGAGGCGCGGCGCGTGTTGGCAGCGTCGCCCGACAGGCCAGGGTCGGAGCGAGTGGAAGGTGGTGGTCACCGTGGTTGACCAGCTGATCAAGGACCTGCCGGGCGACGACGAGGTCATCGATCCGCTCATCGGGCCGAGCGCCCCCGATGCCCCGGCGATCGGGCTGGGCAGAACGCCTCGATTGGCCCGCCACCGCATCCATCTCGACGATGGCCACGAGGTGGGCATCACGCTGGCGGGCAAGGGCATTCCCCTCGTCGTCATCCATGGCTTCACCGCCGAGGGGTTCCTCTACGCCCAAACCCTGTCGCGGCTGTGCGGCATGGGGTTTCGCGTGATCGCCATCGACATCGCAGGGCACGGGGGCACGGCCGGTCTCCCCGAGGACGGCCTCAACATCGGGGCATACTCGGCGTTGGTCGGCCGGGTTCTCGACAAGCTGGGCGTGCGGCACTGCCTGCTGGCCGGTCACTCGATGGGCGGCCGCTTGGTCACCCAGCTGGCGGCCAACCAGCCCGACCGGGTGCTGGGCGTTGTGCTGGTCGATGCCATCGTCGGCGACACCTGGGACCGCATGGTGTATCTGTTTCGGGTGTGGCCGCCGTTGCTCGGCGCGGTCGGGATCATGTTGTTGGTCGACTCGATGCTGATCCCGCCGCTGACGCGCAACCCGACCCAGGCGATGAAGCTGCTGCGCTTGTCCACCCCGACGATGGCCGGTCACCTGATCCGTCCGTGGCGGCTGCTCGGCCCGATGGCCTCGATCCTGCGCACCCGGTCGAGCCGCTACGCCCTCGACGCTGCGGCGGATGCGGGCACGCCGTTCTACATTCTCCACGGCGATCGGGACATCGCAGTGCCGCACCGAACCAGTGAGGACGCGGCCCGACGGGTCGGCGCCGACCTGATCACGGTGGAAAAGGCCGGACACTCCTGGTTGTTGACCGACCCGGAGACGCTGCCGGCGATCATCGCCGAGCTGCTGCAGGGCGAACTCGGCGACGATCTGCGGGCGGCGTTCGTGGCGCTGGGGGTGGGGGAGGACCCGGACCTGACAGCGATCGAATCGGTTTGTTACGACCCGGGGGCGGCGGTCTTCGACCTGGCGCTGCCCGAAGAGGTCGAGTATGCCGGGGCGTCGGTCGCACGATCCGAACCCGCCTTCCGTTGGCACCGCGACGACGAAACCGGGTAGCGTCGCCCGTCCGCCGGGAATCCCCGGCACCCGCGTCCCGCGCGGAGCCCCGGTGATCGGGGCACCCTCAGGGAGGCCGGGCCCTACGCCCACACCGGAGCACCATGACCAACCACGTTCCCACCAACATGCCGCCCAAGGGCGACATCATCGCCAAGCATGCCCGTGACGCATCCGACACGGGCTCGCCCGAGGTGCAGATCGCGCTGCTGACCGCGCGGATCACGCACCTCACCGAGCACCTCCGCTCGCACAAGCGCGATCACCACACCCGCCGGGGCCTGCTGCAGATGGTCGGCCGCCGCCGTCGTCTGCTCAACTACCTGAAGAACACCGACATCGAGCGCTACCGTGCGCTGATCGCCGAGCTGGGGCTCCGCCGCTGATTCGAGCGGCGACTGCGTCGATCAGTCGCTGAATCGGTCAGCCGCCGGTCACCCGGCGGCGTCGATCAACACATCCGAGCAGGCCGCCAGTGCGTCGGCATCGGTGCCGTTCGGCTGGTAGGCCTCGTCGTCGACATGGTCGACGATCTCGCTCACCTCGCCCCCGGTTGCGCGGTAGAGGCAGGCGGCGTAGTTGCGTGCGACGACCGCCCCGACTTCGGTGCCGATGCGCGAGTCGGTGATCACCGCCTCGAAATCGCTTTGGGACAGATCGCCCGACGAACCGCACGCGACCATGGGGACGATTGCGATCGCCGCGACGATCGCCGCCAACCGAGGCTGCGCACGGCGGGTCGGCGATCCGGTGGGGGGCCCACCACGTTGGTTCATGGCGGTCGAGCGTACCCGGTGAAGCCGCCGGGGCCGCCGGTCGACTACGATGGGCCGTTCACGAACGCGGTTGAGTTCAGCCGCCAGTTGCCGCCCCCCGAATACGCAGCCCACTTCGGTGGCCCGCCAGCGTCCAGCGAACAGCTGAGCTGTCCGGCCGTCTTGACAGCAGGGATGTTCGGGGGTCGACAACTGACTGCTGGCCTCTCCGCTCCAACCGGTGCGCATTGACGCGACGCTGTCGCCGCGCACCTCATCAAGGAGAACTACATGGTCACAACGCCAATTGAGGGCGCACTGCGCGTCCGCGCCACGGTCGCCGACGATCCCGCCGGTGACAAAGAGGTCACGATGGAGGCCGGTCGCCTGGCGTCCCTCGCCGACGGCTCCGTGCTCGTCGGCCTGGGTGACACCCGGGTGCTGGTCACCGCCACCGCTTCCCGCCGGGTCCGCGAGGGCGCCGACTTCTTCCCGCTCACCGTCGACATCGAAGAGCGCTCGTACGCCGCCGGAAAGATCCCCGGCTCCTTCTTCCGTCGTGAGGGGCGGGCCTCCGAGGCCGCCATCCTCACCGACCGTCTGATCGACCGGCCGCTGCGCCCGTCGTTCCCGAGCACCTTCCGCAACGAGGTCCACGTCGTCGGCCTCGTCCTCGGCGCCGACCAGGAGAACCCCTACGACGTGCTGGCGCTCAACGGCGCCTCCGCAGCGCTCATGCTGTCCGGCATCCCCTTCGAGGGTCCGGTCGGCGCGGTGCGCCTGTCCTACTCGGCCGATGGTGAGTGGCTGCCCCACCCAACCTACGCCGAGAGCGATGCCGGTTCCTTCGACATGGTCGTGGCCGGGCGTCAGCTGGACGGTTCCGATGGTGAGCCCGGCGACATCGCCGTCATGATGGTGGAAGCCGGCGGCACCGAGGGTGCCTGGGAGCTCTACGAAGAGGGCGCCCCCAAGGTCGACGAGGAGGCGCTTGCCGCCGGCCTCGAGGCCTCCAAGGCCCACATCGCCGCCATGATCGATCTGCAGCGCCAGCTGGTCGAGGTGCACCACGAGACCCACGGCACCCCCGAGCCGATCGCTTGGGTGCCGCAGGTGGATTACACCCCGGAGGTGGCCGACGCCGTCGCCGCCGCTGCGGGTGACCGCATCTCGGAGACCGCTGCGATCGCCGACAAGGCCGAGCGCACCGCCGCAGAGGCCGCACTGCGTGACGATCTGGTCGCCCAGGTTGCCGGCGCCGCCGATGAGGCCGAGCGTGGCTCGGTCGAGAAGCAGGCCAAGGCCGCCTTCCGCGCCGCCACCAAGGAGGCGGTGCGCAGCCGCATCGTCAACGAGGGTGCCCGCATCGACGGTCGTGGCCCCGCCGACCTTCGCCCGTTGTCCTCCGAGGTGGGCGTCATTCCCACAGCGCACGGCACCGGCCTGTTCCAGCGTGGCGAGACCCAGGTGATGAACATCACCACGCTGGGCATCGGCCGCATGGACCAGATGATCGATGGCATCGATCCGGTCACCAAGAAGCGCTACATGCACCACTACAACTTTCCGCCGTTCTCCA
Coding sequences within it:
- a CDS encoding GNAT family N-acetyltransferase, whose protein sequence is MPEPDETDQPTRPYPPGWEADVVLRDGGTVHVRPIVPSDAERLTAFHQRQSAESIYYRYFSARPRLSEKDLIHLTQLDYVDRVAFVALLGDELIGVGRYERWGEQPVAEVAFFIDDAHAQRGLASVFLEYLVAAARERGLARFTASVLPDNTKMLIVFSSAGFEVSRQFADGVIEVSFELHPTPEAEAARERREATASAASVRRLFTPSSVAVVGAGSTPGTLGHEVVYNLLAQRFAGTVWAVNERAHVVCGLPAFPSLLDIPADVDLAVIATPAERVVESIELCVRKHVRAVVILTAGFSEAGPEGAAVEAEVVATARRGGVRVLGPNCLGLVNTDPEVRLHATFAPTAPMEGDIGILAQSGTLAAAIIDRTRRVGLGLSSFVAAGNRADIGASDLLRYWYDEPRTKGVLLYLESFGRIERFVRSARALTAAKPVIAVAAGSSLSASPSTGLGQAPDPEARLRQRIAKAVFRQTGIVRVGTLHQLLDVGRLLSAQGVPQGIGVTVVGNSGGAVDLAVGECASAGLTVLPGPRLSWRADAEDYRVALEEVLADERSASVLIVHAPPELRPNPAVNDVILDAAVAHPERVITVCNFDAADVDELRRGSTVVPVYEFPEPAARALGRLAGYWAWTHTRQSLDDQDAMLDPVTDGVGPDELARTMLDQHGEGALPLGTEEPLLAAAGVPIAPRVVVESAEDASAAAEELGYPVTVKGATRDRVLRSEAGGVSLDLYDAKSVDDAATRLVERFGDGAMPLVVQRMIDRGVDVGVTFRRRQGVTTVTIGVGGVFANEDDASLGVLPASRTDLAMLVGGTDVGRQLGRITGTEELVDLLARMCALMEAAPEIAALTANPIIAGIHGVTLADVVVELAEPPAEDLAARRLDFEPEASDARSPGASALT
- a CDS encoding bifunctional riboflavin kinase/FAD synthetase, with the translated sequence MGSAAKWLRDGAAVTIGAYDGVHLGHRAVIAKLTSTAQRRGLASVVVTFEPHPAAVLRPESAPRRLCDLETKLELLADTGVDAVYVIGFDAERAQEAPEHFIKRLLVDELSTRLVIVGSDFRFGHRRGGDVTMLEEAGSELGFDVEGLALVGMDGRPVRVEEQVSSTAIRRALTEGRLEAANAMLGRPHELRGVVVEGDRRGRTWGFPTANVAVPSDMLLPEPGICAGRVVRSDGSLLDAAIYLGNRPTVYGDGGEVVLEAHALDWEGDLYGEAVAVRFTDRIRGDAAFDTFDELVEQIRRDCDEARRVLAASPDRPGSERVEGGGHRG
- a CDS encoding alpha/beta hydrolase — its product is MVDQLIKDLPGDDEVIDPLIGPSAPDAPAIGLGRTPRLARHRIHLDDGHEVGITLAGKGIPLVVIHGFTAEGFLYAQTLSRLCGMGFRVIAIDIAGHGGTAGLPEDGLNIGAYSALVGRVLDKLGVRHCLLAGHSMGGRLVTQLAANQPDRVLGVVLVDAIVGDTWDRMVYLFRVWPPLLGAVGIMLLVDSMLIPPLTRNPTQAMKLLRLSTPTMAGHLIRPWRLLGPMASILRTRSSRYALDAAADAGTPFYILHGDRDIAVPHRTSEDAARRVGADLITVEKAGHSWLLTDPETLPAIIAELLQGELGDDLRAAFVALGVGEDPDLTAIESVCYDPGAAVFDLALPEEVEYAGASVARSEPAFRWHRDDETG
- the rpsO gene encoding 30S ribosomal protein S15 gives rise to the protein MPPKGDIIAKHARDASDTGSPEVQIALLTARITHLTEHLRSHKRDHHTRRGLLQMVGRRRRLLNYLKNTDIERYRALIAELGLRR
- a CDS encoding polyribonucleotide nucleotidyltransferase, with translation MVTTPIEGALRVRATVADDPAGDKEVTMEAGRLASLADGSVLVGLGDTRVLVTATASRRVREGADFFPLTVDIEERSYAAGKIPGSFFRREGRASEAAILTDRLIDRPLRPSFPSTFRNEVHVVGLVLGADQENPYDVLALNGASAALMLSGIPFEGPVGAVRLSYSADGEWLPHPTYAESDAGSFDMVVAGRQLDGSDGEPGDIAVMMVEAGGTEGAWELYEEGAPKVDEEALAAGLEASKAHIAAMIDLQRQLVEVHHETHGTPEPIAWVPQVDYTPEVADAVAAAAGDRISETAAIADKAERTAAEAALRDDLVAQVAGAADEAERGSVEKQAKAAFRAATKEAVRSRIVNEGARIDGRGPADLRPLSSEVGVIPTAHGTGLFQRGETQVMNITTLGIGRMDQMIDGIDPVTKKRYMHHYNFPPFSTGEPGFMRGPKRREIGHGALAEKAVFPLVPSMAEFPYTIRLVSEVLSSNGSTSMASVCASSLSLMDAGVPLRAPVAGIAMGLVYADGKYTTLTDILGAEDAFGDMDFKVAGTAEFVTALQLDTKIEGIPADVLIDALNQAKDARMAILDNMTAALPAPRPEVNETAPKIISFEIPADKIGEVIGPKGKVINSIQGETGADISVDDDGMVGIVSVSAVDGGAVAEAERQIRLILDPPTPEVNAEYTGKVVSITKFGAFINILPGRDGLLHISKIGGGKRIDKVEDVLELGQDLQVYVEDIDPNGKVSLRMVGDTKSDSAGKGSGSRSSAERGDSPKADAPPRGRSSATTSSATGSDASTADDARDSEDTGSENTGTERPQRAPEFAPVLEAKLTETYGDLGPEPAPRNAGGGRRGGSRGGRRGR